The following DNA comes from Methanomassiliicoccales archaeon.
ATCGAAAATACTAAATTACTTCGAGGCATTCAATCCTACATGGCAAAGGTCGAAGGTATTACGGGATTGACCAAACTATTTCGGGAATCCATAACCGCAGCGCCGAATGGTGGTCTGGTCGTTTTCCTAGGCTCGGAGGCGGTCTGCTCTCCGTTCGCGCAATTGCTTGCCTATGCTGTAAGGGACAGGAAGATGTCCTTCTGCTTTAGCCCTAAGGCGATATGGGACAAATGCAGCCCGATGACATGGGTGGAAGGCGTGGGTTACCAGGTCAGTAAAGGAAAGGTCGATCTTTCTGTAACGAGCGTCATTGTGGTGCTTGGAGGACTGGCGATTCCAAAGTTCGGATGCCCGGTTGAGGAGGTCAATTCCTTCATATCTAAGGTCCTTAGAAAACCCTTGATAGTGGGAGTGGGGTTTATGGATGTCTTCCAGCATTCTGGGTGGGACAGTAAGATCAGCTTTGACGCGATGATCAATGTTTACATGTCCGCGGAGATGGTTT
Coding sequences within:
- a CDS encoding DUF2124 family protein, with translation MAKVEGITGLTKLFRESITAAPNGGLVVFLGSEAVCSPFAQLLAYAVRDRKMSFCFSPKAIWDKCSPMTWVEGVGYQVSKGKVDLSVTSVIVVLGGLAIPKFGCPVEEVNSFISKVLRKPLIVGVGFMDVFQHSGWDSKISFDAMINVYMSAEMV